In Listeria swaminathanii, a single window of DNA contains:
- a CDS encoding ECF transporter S component yields the protein MKNYSMKVFVSVAVLGTLAFILMMLQFPLLPSAPFLKLDFSDIPALIGGLLFGPLAVILVELIKNVLLYIVSGSPVGVPVGELANFISGIFYVLPIYYLFHWLRSTKGMILSTGVGTLLMTIAMAVFNYFILLPFYIGLGGLPKDTDINWLVTYAIVPFNLLKGVIVSTVFLLLYSRLRKWITKNQSVKERRKFEKRHQATSR from the coding sequence ATGAAGAACTATTCAATGAAGGTTTTTGTAAGTGTGGCGGTTCTTGGTACTTTAGCATTTATTTTAATGATGCTACAATTCCCGCTACTACCAAGTGCACCATTTTTAAAGCTTGATTTCAGTGATATTCCAGCTTTAATTGGTGGTTTATTATTCGGACCACTCGCAGTGATTTTAGTAGAATTAATCAAAAATGTGCTACTATACATTGTGTCAGGTAGTCCAGTTGGAGTTCCAGTTGGGGAATTAGCCAATTTTATTTCGGGAATATTTTATGTGTTACCGATTTATTATTTGTTCCACTGGTTGCGCTCAACGAAAGGCATGATCCTGTCAACGGGTGTTGGGACACTTCTTATGACCATCGCTATGGCAGTGTTTAATTACTTTATATTATTACCATTTTATATTGGACTTGGCGGGCTTCCGAAAGATACGGACATCAATTGGTTAGTCACTTATGCGATTGTACCGTTTAATTTACTCAAAGGAGTTATCGTCAGCACAGTATTCTTACTTCTATATTCACGACTAAGAAAATGGATTACTAAAAATCAGAGCGTAAAAGAACGACGTAAATTTGAAAAAAGGCATCAAGCAACGAGCCGTTAA